A window from Candidatus Cloacimonadaceae bacterium encodes these proteins:
- a CDS encoding O-antigen ligase family protein translates to MTLNRISNYVLYGLLASLSLLLAIPMQMVEFTQIGIVLFILVAWLVVSLVYGLSLRNSLLFSALFFIKPIPMSFYGVLIISSFSLLGEYLQSGKRTLNIPYPFAMLILGCTSLYGLMRARDIGDASIYFLATAVAPFLLLVIFANSRLKESDFVEWIKAVVLVSAFLGIIGVAMGILNPQERYGSLWITAMTINGFYTLSFFFAIALSTIEPSVKLKYLWHLCALLIFLGMLYTYTRIALLAVFFGFFLLMLRLGRFRYIGFGMLFVIPLIIPASMMSRIQMGFDFDISIFIRFLAWYHAIDQIVLHPFFGIGIGVWKEWFMGVVPFDFLYAEHPHNLYLKILLEIGLFGFLAYFYIIGATLRRHYRNCVKKSGSIFDYIIMTGVLALLFSCMTDIFIQQYSISLVFWTTLGFLYLRSRVNQANPIEDK, encoded by the coding sequence ATGACGCTGAATCGCATCTCAAACTACGTGCTCTATGGACTTTTGGCATCGCTGAGCCTGCTCTTGGCGATCCCAATGCAGATGGTGGAATTCACCCAGATTGGCATTGTCCTATTCATTCTCGTGGCTTGGTTGGTGGTCAGCCTCGTTTATGGTCTTTCTCTGCGCAATAGCTTGTTGTTCAGCGCTTTATTCTTCATCAAGCCGATTCCCATGAGCTTCTATGGCGTGCTGATCATCAGTTCCTTCAGCCTGCTGGGGGAATATCTGCAAAGCGGAAAAAGGACGCTCAATATTCCTTATCCATTTGCAATGCTGATCCTCGGGTGCACAAGCCTTTATGGGCTGATGCGCGCGAGGGACATAGGGGATGCTTCCATCTACTTTCTCGCCACGGCGGTCGCGCCTTTTCTGCTGTTGGTGATTTTTGCCAATAGCCGCCTGAAAGAAAGCGACTTTGTGGAATGGATCAAAGCCGTGGTGCTGGTTTCGGCGTTTCTGGGTATCATCGGTGTGGCGATGGGGATACTCAATCCGCAAGAACGCTATGGCTCGCTATGGATCACAGCGATGACGATCAACGGTTTCTACACGCTATCCTTCTTCTTCGCCATCGCGCTTTCCACCATCGAACCGAGCGTCAAGCTGAAGTATCTGTGGCATCTATGCGCGCTCCTGATCTTTCTCGGAATGCTCTATACCTATACCCGCATCGCGCTGTTGGCGGTGTTTTTTGGTTTTTTCCTGCTGATGCTGAGGCTTGGGCGCTTTCGCTATATCGGTTTTGGGATGTTGTTTGTCATCCCCTTGATCATTCCCGCCTCGATGATGAGCCGCATCCAGATGGGCTTTGATTTTGATATTTCCATCTTCATCCGCTTTCTGGCGTGGTATCATGCCATAGATCAGATAGTGCTGCATCCCTTCTTTGGCATCGGCATCGGGGTGTGGAAAGAATGGTTCATGGGCGTGGTTCCTTTCGATTTTCTCTATGCCGAACACCCGCATAACCTATATCTGAAGATTCTGCTTGAGATCGGTTTATTCGGCTTTCTCGCATATTTTTACATCATCGGCGCAACGCTGCGGAGGCACTATCGAAACTGCGTCAAAAAGAGCGGCAGCATCTTTGATTATATCATCATGACCGGCGTGTTGGCGCTGCTTTTTTCCTGCATGACGGACATCTTCATCCAACAATATTCCATCAGCCTGGTCTTTTGGACCACGCTCGGTTTTCTCTATCTGCGCAGCCGCGTCAATCAAGCCAACCCAATTGAGGATAAATGA
- the mazG gene encoding nucleoside triphosphate pyrophosphohydrolase produces MKEFQRLVDIVAQLRDPIGGCPWDIKQTSQSLVPNFIEELFEAVEAIEDNDDQALAEELGDLMLHIVFQAQIAIEEGRFSLSDVLMKIADKLMRRHPHVFGNLKLTDADAVKQNWERLKKAEKKERVSVLEGIPRALPALIYAQRTQEKAASVGFDWQDIKPILVKLDEEQMELHEALGNDDAAQIREELGDLLFTLVNLARKLHIDAESALKETTRKFQRRFNYIEDHYRQNGADIHEASLEELDAIWDIAKKH; encoded by the coding sequence ATGAAAGAATTTCAAAGACTTGTGGATATAGTAGCGCAATTGCGCGATCCCATTGGCGGATGCCCCTGGGATATCAAACAGACGTCCCAAAGCCTGGTGCCAAACTTCATCGAAGAACTCTTTGAAGCGGTGGAGGCGATCGAGGACAACGATGACCAAGCCCTCGCGGAGGAGCTTGGAGATTTGATGCTGCACATCGTCTTTCAGGCACAGATCGCCATCGAGGAAGGCAGATTCAGCCTGTCCGATGTGCTGATGAAAATCGCGGACAAGCTGATGCGTCGTCATCCACACGTGTTCGGAAACCTGAAATTGACCGACGCGGACGCCGTCAAACAGAACTGGGAGCGCCTCAAGAAAGCTGAGAAAAAAGAACGCGTATCAGTGCTGGAAGGGATTCCCCGCGCCCTGCCGGCTTTGATCTATGCTCAACGGACACAAGAGAAAGCGGCTTCCGTGGGCTTCGATTGGCAGGACATCAAACCGATCCTCGTCAAACTGGACGAAGAACAGATGGAACTCCACGAAGCGCTTGGCAATGACGACGCAGCACAGATCAGGGAGGAACTGGGAGATTTGCTTTTCACCCTCGTCAATCTTGCCCGCAAGCTGCATATCGATGCCGAAAGCGCACTCAAGGAAACCACGCGCAAATTCCAGCGCCGGTTCAACTATATCGAAGATCATTACAGACAAAACGGAGCAGATATTCATGAAGCAAGCCTCGAAGAACTCGACGCCATCTGGGACATCGCGAAAAAACACTAA
- a CDS encoding Wzz/FepE/Etk N-terminal domain-containing protein — MEKKEFDIFELIRILLQNRVFIIVFVALSGIAAVIYSLLTPKIWESRASFYVVGQESTALPINIPGLGGLASQFLDSDNTQNSINAVSALKSRRFSEDVIRHFDLIKYFKISDKDPLVEMDIALKKLKINTAGFKLSKETGLVGISVQTKDKKLSKDMVDYYILKLDEYNRGQKLTRGKMNREFLEERVFATRATVDSLILAVKDFQQTNRAVDIQSQTSALISSYSDVIAAKMKVDIEHELALQNYAETSPLVVELKSRSQALAKQIRELETSSTKLKPQYLINISSLPDLGSQFAQLKMNLEIQSKVFEFLYPQFEAARLEELRDMPSIDILDSARESGLRLRPKRAMICIIAAALAFVLAVVIVLVKTVIQNNKDRITEIRNSL; from the coding sequence ATGGAGAAAAAAGAGTTCGACATCTTTGAGCTGATCAGGATACTCCTGCAAAACCGCGTGTTCATCATCGTCTTCGTGGCGTTGTCTGGAATCGCAGCGGTGATTTATAGTCTGCTCACCCCCAAGATCTGGGAATCGCGTGCCAGTTTCTACGTCGTTGGACAGGAAAGTACGGCACTGCCGATAAATATCCCCGGGTTGGGGGGTCTGGCATCGCAGTTTCTGGATTCGGATAACACTCAGAATTCCATCAATGCTGTTTCGGCTTTGAAATCGCGCCGTTTTTCCGAAGATGTGATCCGCCATTTTGATCTGATCAAATACTTCAAAATCTCGGACAAAGATCCGCTGGTGGAGATGGATATTGCCCTCAAAAAGCTGAAAATAAACACCGCCGGTTTCAAGCTGAGCAAGGAAACCGGTTTGGTGGGTATCAGCGTGCAGACCAAGGACAAAAAACTCAGCAAAGACATGGTGGACTATTATATCCTCAAGCTTGATGAATATAACCGCGGACAAAAGCTCACCCGTGGCAAGATGAACCGCGAATTCCTCGAAGAAAGAGTTTTCGCGACCCGCGCGACGGTGGATTCGCTCATCCTGGCAGTCAAGGATTTCCAGCAGACCAACCGCGCCGTGGATATCCAAAGCCAGACGAGCGCGTTGATCAGTTCATACTCCGATGTGATCGCAGCCAAGATGAAGGTGGATATCGAGCATGAACTTGCGCTGCAAAACTATGCGGAGACTTCGCCTCTGGTGGTGGAATTGAAAAGCCGCAGCCAGGCTTTGGCGAAACAGATACGCGAGTTGGAAACATCCAGCACCAAGCTCAAACCCCAATACCTGATCAATATCTCCAGCCTGCCGGATCTCGGTTCCCAATTTGCCCAGCTCAAAATGAATCTGGAGATCCAGTCCAAGGTATTCGAATTTCTCTATCCCCAATTTGAAGCCGCCCGTCTGGAAGAACTGCGCGATATGCCTTCCATCGATATCCTGGACAGCGCGCGCGAATCCGGTTTGCGCCTGAGACCCAAACGTGCCATGATCTGCATCATTGCCGCGGCTTTGGCATTTGTCCTCGCTGTGGTTATCGTGCTCGTTAAAACCGTTATTCAGAATAACAAAGACCGCATCACGGAGATCAGAAACTCCCTTTGA